The Sandaracinus amylolyticus genomic interval CGGTGCCGTGTGCCATCGCCGCAGCGACGAGCGGGTGCGCGCGGGCGGGCGCGCTCGTCGGCGCGGTCATGATCGTCGTTCCGTGGGTGTCGCTCACCAGTCGTCTCCGGTCTGCTCGGGCTCGCCCGAGGGGGTCCATGCAGGAAGGGGCAGGTCGACGACGCCGGGCGCGAGCCCGGGCCACCAGTCGGCCGCACGGCACTCCGCGTAGCGGCGCAGGAGCGAGCGGTAGAGCGCGCGGCCGCGCTCGAGGTCGGCGACCTGGATGCGCGCGGGGATCACGTCGAACGGCTCGACCGTCTGGATCGCGACGACGAAGACCTGCGACGAGAGCGGGTGCAGTCGGCGCGCAGCGACGGCGCCGTCGAGGTAGAACGCGAGCTGCCCGTGGTAGAGGCGCGCCGCGACTTCGCGCGCGAGCTGATCGAGGGTCTCGGCGCGCGTGCTCTTCAGATCGACGACGTACGCGGGCGCGACGTAGTCGAGTCGCCCTTTGCACGCGATGCCGGTCGCCTCGTCGTGCCACGTGAGCACCTCTTCGCCGTGCCCTCCGCGGAGCAGATCGCGAACGGCCGGATGCGCGAGCGCAGCCTCGGCGCAGCGCGACACGAGCGCGTGCTCGTCGGCGTCGATGATCACCGCGTCGGCATCGATCGACGCGCGCCACGCGGCCCGGGCTTCCTTCGCTGCCTTCGTGCGGCCGTCTCCGAAGTCGGGCTCGACGATGAAGCGGGTCGCCCAGAGCTCGGGCTCGAGCACGGCGCAGTGGATGAGCGTCCCGATGCGGAGCGCGCGCGTGTCCTCGCGCGGGTGATCGCGGCGCCACTCGAGCAGCTTCGCGGAGGTCGCGAGGTGCACGAGCGTCGACCAGTTCACCGCGTCGATCGATGCGTAGTCG includes:
- a CDS encoding PD-(D/E)XK nuclease-like domain-containing protein, producing the protein MSAVDYASIDAVNWSTLVHLATSAKLLEWRRDHPREDTRALRIGTLIHCAVLEPELWATRFIVEPDFGDGRTKAAKEARAAWRASIDADAVIIDADEHALVSRCAEAALAHPAVRDLLRGGHGEEVLTWHDEATGIACKGRLDYVAPAYVVDLKSTRAETLDQLAREVAARLYHGQLAFYLDGAVAARRLHPLSSQVFVVAIQTVEPFDVIPARIQVADLERGRALYRSLLRRYAECRAADWWPGLAPGVVDLPLPAWTPSGEPEQTGDDW